The proteins below come from a single Aegilops tauschii subsp. strangulata cultivar AL8/78 chromosome 6, Aet v6.0, whole genome shotgun sequence genomic window:
- the LOC109755627 gene encoding uncharacterized protein, whose protein sequence is MLKERQRSIVLRRKFSVASIPSAARRVRQVSGDDKKARARPIFFVSANTVQMGAGGGGHHSLKRDAFTGLWMTAAFLAACGVCRQPLADEDAYIYRGEFAFCSDECRELYIKWKRACSRRFRRKAPSNKSSNSRGSCGGPG, encoded by the exons ATGCTCAAGGAGCGGCAGAGGAGCATTGTGCTGCGCCGGAAGTTCAGCGTGGCGTCCATTCCGTCGGCGGCGAGGCGGGTGCGCCAGGTGAGCGGCGACGACAAGAAGGCACGCGCGCGGCCGATCTTTTTTGTGTCGGCTAACACCGTGCAGATGGGCGCCGGAGGCGGCGGCCACCACTCTCTGAAGAGGGACGCATTTACCGGGCTGTGGATGACGGCGGCGTTCCTGGCGGCCTGCGGCGTCTGCCGCCAACCCCTCGCCGACGAAGACGCCTACATTTACAG GGGCGAATTTGCATTCTGCAGTGATGAGTGCAGGGAGCTGTACATCAAATGGAAAAGGGCGTGCTCCCGCAGATTCCGCAGGAAGGCCCCGTCGAACAAGTCCAGCAACAGCAGGGGCTCGTGCGGCGGGCCAGGCTAA
- the LOC109755603 gene encoding uncharacterized protein: MAAAAAGATPATARKALASTTSALLSSSPALRRRSLSCSAASAATAPRIAQQPPDLLRWVQREGGFVHPALRVADHLEYGLGVSATAADGIIPPGAVLIDLPGRIPLRLRRPADAADALLMQLADRVPEELWSMRLGLRLLQERTKSDSFWWPYIANLPETFTVPIFFPGEDIKNLQYAPLLHQINKRCRFLLEFEKEVKQKLGTVPSGDHPFCGQDVHSSSLGWAMSAASSRAFRLHGEIPMLLPLVDMCNHSFSPNARIVQEGDVESPDMSVKVVAETQIDQNAAVTLNYGCYPNDFYLLDYGFVVTSNPYDQVELSYDGNLLDAASMAAGVSNPNFSTPAKWQQDILSQLNLHGEGAVLKVSLGGPDVVDGHLLAALRVLLAADPDTVGKHDLETLMSLGTKAPLGPTVEASALRTVLALCAIALQHFHTKIMDDQAVLKGEPPLTTELAVQFRLQKKLMLVDIMQNLSRRIKSLSPEKSTA, translated from the exons atggccgccgccgccgcgggcgCGACGCCAGCGACGGCGCGGAAGGCCCTCGCGTCCACGacctccgccctcctctcctcttcccccGCGCTCCGCCGCCGCAGCTTGTCCTGCTCCGCCGCATCAGCAGCGACCGCCCCGCGCATCGCGCAGCAGCCGCCGGACCTGCTCCGGTGGGTGCAGCGCGAGGGAGGTTTCGTGCACCCAGCTCTCCGAGTGGCCGATCACCTCGAGTACGGCCTCGGGGTGTCCGCCACGGCGGCCGACGGCATCATCCCCCCGGGAGCCGTCCTCATTGATCTCCCTGGACGCATCCCGCTGCGACTCCGCCGCCCAGCCGATGCTGCGGACGCATTACTGATGCAGCTCGCCGACCGAGTCCCCG AGGAACTGTGGTCAATGAGACTCGGCTTGAGGTTGCTTCAAGAAAGGACAAAATCCGATTCATTTTGGTGGCCATATATCGCGAACCTGCCCGAGACTTTTACCGTACCAATCTTCTTTCCAGGGGAAGACATAAAGAACTTGCAATATGCTCCTCTCCTCCACCAG ATAAATAAAAGATGCCGCTTCCTTCTTGAGTTTGAGAAAGAGGTAAAACAGAAGCTTGGTACTGTGCCCTCAGGAGATCATCCTTTTTGTGGACAAGATGTGCACTCGTCTTCCCTTGGATGGGCTATGTCAGCAGCGTCTTCACGAGCATTCCGTCTGCATGGTGAAATCCCAATGTTGTTGCCCCTTGTTGATATGTGCAACCACAGTTTTAGCCCGAATGCTAGGATTGTCCAGGAAGGAGATGTCGAGAGCCCTGACATGTCAGTTAAG GTTGTTGCTGAGACGCAGATTGATCAAAACGCTGCTGTTACACTGAACTATGGTTGCTACCCTAATGATTTTTATCTTCTTGATTATGGATTTGTAGTAACATCGAATCCATACGATCAAGTGGAATTGAGCTATGATGGTAATCTTCTCGATGCTGCTAGCATGGCAGCAGGGGTTTCTAATCCCAACTTTTCAACACCAGCCAAGTGGCAACAGGATATCTTGTCACAGCTAAATCTACACGGAGAGGGTGCTGTTCTGAAG GTCAGCTTAGGAGGTCCGGACGTAGTAGATGGGCACTTATTAGCTGCGCTTCGAGTTCTTCTTGCAGCTGACCCGGATACCGTGGGTAAGCACGATCTGGAAACTTTGATGTCGCTTGGCACGAAAGCTCCTCTGGGCCCTACCGTCGAAGCCTCGGCGCTCCGAACTGTTCTCGCACTTTGCGCCATTGCCCTCCAGCACTTCCACACCAAGATAATGGATGACCAGGCCGTCCTGAAGGGAGAACCCCCTCTTACAACTGAACTGGCCGTCCAGTTTAGATTGCAGAAGAAGCTGATGCTCGTCGACATAATGCAAAATCTTAGTCGGAGAATCAAGTCGCTATCTCCAGAGAAATCTACTGCCTAG
- the LOC109755601 gene encoding uncharacterized protein, producing the protein MENSWDEEGRRLAAARVVHSQVRKIKEEEGDKVKVDDTYQQQQQLAEMRLVLRDLGRQRSRSPLGRVGRPAISIGGDS; encoded by the coding sequence ATGGAGAATTCCTGGGACGAGGAggggcggcggctggcggcggcgcgggtggtgCACAGCCAGGTGAGGAAGATCAAGGAGGAGGAGGGCGACAAGGTGAAGGTGGACGACACgtaccagcagcagcagcagctggccGAGATGCGCCTCGTCCTCCGGGACCTGGGCCGGCAGCGCTCGCGCTCGCCGCTCGGCCGGGTGGGCCGCCCCGCCATCTCCATCGGCGGCGACTCCTAG